One part of the Marinobacter sp. MDS2 genome encodes these proteins:
- a CDS encoding TIGR03013 family XrtA/PEP-CTERM system glycosyltransferase: MAHVRLFRHYIHLPFVILGLIDFVVISLAFSLAAFFRFFGEVGFFAESFLFVLPSILVFALANLIVMIALGVHEASVEEGMSGMMLRTIMAMILAIPVHGFAYFIADDWLWYLGNFGVLTSATVLSIFSLGIVRVLFFAIVGSDVFKRRVLVLGAGRRAKQMLEDLTTPFNRKGFKLDGFVPMPDEQVQVSEEHLLNVPFTLHDYVLRHPVREIVVAVDDRRRGLPMEDLLECKMEGVQIIDGASFYERESRKVALEMITRGWLVFSDGFTVSSVYGVGKRGLDILTACALLLTTFPIMLLTALAIKIEDGLRAPVLYSQERVGLNNRVFRVYKFRSMTTDAEKNGAVWAKKNDSRVTRVGEFIRKVRIDELPQIFNVLNGTMAFVGPRPERPVFVEQLSESIPFYSERHRVKPGVTGWAQLCFAYADNEEDTREKLRYDLYYIKNQSLLLDLLVIIQTVEVVLFKKGSR, encoded by the coding sequence GTGGCCCACGTCAGGTTGTTCAGACACTATATCCACCTGCCTTTTGTTATTCTTGGCTTGATTGACTTTGTGGTCATCAGCCTCGCATTTTCACTGGCTGCCTTTTTCCGCTTTTTCGGGGAAGTGGGTTTCTTTGCGGAAAGTTTTCTCTTCGTTCTTCCTTCCATTCTTGTTTTCGCATTAGCCAATCTGATTGTCATGATCGCCCTCGGTGTGCACGAAGCCAGCGTTGAGGAGGGCATGTCCGGAATGATGCTGCGAACCATCATGGCCATGATTCTTGCCATTCCGGTACATGGGTTCGCCTATTTCATCGCAGATGATTGGCTCTGGTATCTCGGTAACTTTGGTGTGCTCACTTCCGCTACTGTGCTTTCGATTTTTTCGCTCGGTATTGTTCGTGTTTTGTTCTTCGCGATAGTTGGCAGTGATGTGTTCAAGCGACGCGTTCTGGTGCTGGGCGCAGGGCGCAGGGCGAAACAGATGCTTGAAGACCTAACCACGCCCTTTAATCGGAAAGGCTTCAAGCTAGACGGCTTTGTGCCGATGCCGGATGAGCAAGTGCAAGTCTCCGAGGAGCATCTTCTCAATGTCCCCTTTACGCTCCACGACTATGTGCTGCGCCATCCTGTGAGAGAGATTGTGGTCGCAGTGGATGACCGTCGGCGCGGACTGCCAATGGAAGATCTTTTGGAATGCAAAATGGAAGGCGTTCAGATCATTGATGGTGCGAGTTTCTACGAACGGGAGTCCCGCAAAGTCGCGCTGGAGATGATTACACGGGGCTGGCTCGTCTTCTCGGATGGCTTCACCGTTTCGTCTGTTTACGGTGTCGGGAAGCGCGGGCTGGATATTCTGACAGCTTGTGCTTTGTTACTGACCACTTTCCCGATCATGTTGCTGACTGCGCTTGCCATCAAAATAGAAGACGGATTGAGAGCGCCCGTTCTGTATAGCCAGGAGAGAGTAGGGCTGAACAATCGGGTGTTTCGCGTTTATAAGTTCCGGTCTATGACCACCGATGCTGAAAAAAATGGCGCGGTATGGGCGAAAAAGAACGACAGCCGGGTCACGCGGGTGGGTGAATTTATCCGCAAAGTTCGGATTGATGAGCTTCCCCAGATTTTTAATGTTCTCAACGGCACCATGGCCTTCGTAGGGCCACGCCCAGAGCGGCCCGTGTTTGTGGAGCAGCTCTCCGAGAGCATTCCCTTTTATTCGGAGCGACACCGCGTTAAGCCCGGTGTGACCGGGTGGGCACAATTGTGTTTTGCCTACGCAGATAACGAGGAAGATACCCGAGAAAAGCTCAGGTATGACCTATACTACATCAAGAATCAAAGCCTGCTTCTTGACCTTCTGGTCATTATTCAAACCGTAGAAGTAGTGTTGTTCAAGAAAGGATCAAGGTAG
- the prpD gene encoding 2-methylcitrate dehydratase, with product MGANVDQNTRPDYDEVLQEIADYVLNYQIDSDEAWEAARYCLMDTLGCGLLALKFPECTKHLGPYVEGTVVPHGARVPGTPYRLDPVKAAWDIGCIVRWLDYNDTWLAAEWGHPSDNLGAILAVADHLSQKRVANGQAPLAMKAVLEAMIMAHEIQGVLALENSFNRVGLDHVVLVKVASTAVSAKLMGADREQMLSALSHAWVDGQSLRTYRHAPNAGSRKSWAAGDASSRGVRLADIAMRGEMGVPGALTANQWGFYDVLFSKTNRDQALKPDALRKLSLPQPFGSYVMENVLFKISFPAEFHAQTAAEAAVKLHPEVKDRLDEIDRIELTTHESAIRIISKQGELANPADRDHCLQYMTAVPLIFGSLTAEHYEDSFHQAHPEIDRLREKMQVIEDERYTREYLEPDKRSIANAIQVFFTDGSSTEKIAVEYPIGHRRRREEGMPLLVKKFENSLKTRFVPRKCKAIMTSCEDLGALEVMPVHEFVGLFGA from the coding sequence ATGGGAGCCAACGTAGACCAGAACACACGTCCTGATTACGATGAGGTGTTACAGGAAATTGCGGACTATGTCCTCAATTACCAAATCGACAGTGACGAGGCATGGGAGGCTGCCCGTTACTGTTTGATGGACACCCTTGGCTGCGGGCTTCTCGCCTTAAAGTTTCCGGAATGCACCAAACACCTTGGCCCCTATGTGGAAGGCACTGTTGTTCCTCACGGGGCGAGGGTGCCTGGCACGCCATATCGGTTAGACCCGGTTAAAGCGGCCTGGGATATCGGCTGCATCGTGCGCTGGCTGGATTACAACGATACCTGGCTGGCGGCCGAATGGGGCCACCCCTCTGATAACCTCGGCGCCATTCTCGCGGTTGCCGACCACCTTTCCCAAAAACGCGTAGCCAACGGGCAAGCGCCCCTAGCCATGAAAGCCGTGCTGGAAGCCATGATCATGGCCCATGAGATTCAGGGCGTTCTCGCGTTGGAAAACTCATTTAATCGGGTCGGGCTGGATCACGTGGTGCTGGTAAAGGTGGCCTCCACCGCTGTAAGCGCCAAATTGATGGGGGCGGACAGGGAGCAGATGCTCTCGGCTTTGTCCCACGCCTGGGTAGACGGGCAATCCCTCCGCACGTACCGCCACGCTCCAAACGCCGGCTCTCGCAAATCCTGGGCAGCGGGCGACGCTAGCTCGCGGGGTGTTCGTCTGGCTGATATCGCCATGCGCGGCGAGATGGGTGTACCCGGAGCACTGACCGCAAATCAGTGGGGGTTTTACGATGTGTTGTTCAGTAAAACCAACCGCGATCAGGCATTAAAGCCTGATGCACTCCGGAAGCTCTCATTACCGCAGCCCTTTGGCTCCTATGTGATGGAGAACGTGCTGTTCAAAATCTCGTTCCCGGCGGAGTTCCATGCCCAAACCGCGGCCGAGGCCGCTGTGAAACTTCACCCGGAAGTGAAAGACCGGCTCGATGAAATTGACCGCATCGAATTGACCACCCACGAATCCGCCATACGCATCATCTCCAAACAAGGTGAGTTGGCCAACCCGGCCGACCGGGATCACTGCTTGCAATACATGACCGCCGTGCCACTGATTTTTGGCAGCCTTACCGCCGAGCACTACGAAGACAGCTTTCACCAAGCCCACCCCGAAATCGATCGCCTACGCGAAAAAATGCAGGTGATTGAGGATGAACGTTACACGCGGGAATATCTGGAGCCAGACAAGCGTTCTATCGCCAACGCGATTCAGGTGTTTTTCACCGATGGCAGCAGTACGGAAAAGATCGCGGTGGAATACCCGATTGGGCATCGGAGAAGGCGGGAGGAGGGTATGCCGTTGTTGGTGAAAAAATTCGAAAACAGCTTAAAGACTCGTTTCGTGCCGCGGAAGTGCAAGGCGATTATGACCAGTTGCGAAGATTTAGGGGCATTGGAGGTTATGCCGGTGCATGAGTTTGTGGGTTTATTTGGCGCTTAG
- the prpF gene encoding 2-methylaconitate cis-trans isomerase PrpF, whose translation MSFLPQIKVPATYMRGGTSKGAFFRLQDLPEACQVPGEARDKLLLRVIGSPDPYEKQIDGLGNATSSTSKTVILAAPTQPDHDVDYLFGQVSIDKPFVDWSGNCGNLTAAVGAFAINGGFVAKERIPENGICTVRIWQANIKKTIVAHVPITNGEVQETGDFELDGVTFPAAEVKIEFMDPADGEGSMFPTGNLVDDLEVPGVGTLKATMINAGIPTIFVNAEDIGYKGSELQGDINSDPKALAMFETIRAHGAVKMGLITDIAEAANRQHTPKVAFVAKPVDYVSSSGKQINASDVDLLVRALSMGKLHHAMMGTAAVAIATASAIPGTLVNLAAGGGDRTEVTFGHPSGTLRVGAEAKEVNGQWTATKAIMSRSARIIMEGWVRVPQDSF comes from the coding sequence ATGAGTTTCCTCCCACAGATTAAAGTACCCGCTACCTACATGCGTGGCGGCACCAGTAAAGGCGCGTTTTTCCGCCTGCAAGATTTGCCTGAAGCCTGTCAGGTGCCCGGTGAGGCCCGCGACAAACTGTTGCTTCGTGTGATCGGAAGCCCCGATCCCTACGAGAAACAAATCGACGGTTTGGGTAACGCCACCTCCAGTACCAGTAAAACCGTGATTCTGGCGGCGCCGACTCAGCCAGACCACGACGTGGACTACCTGTTCGGTCAGGTGTCCATCGACAAGCCATTCGTGGATTGGAGTGGCAACTGCGGCAACCTGACTGCGGCAGTCGGAGCGTTCGCCATCAATGGCGGTTTTGTTGCGAAAGAGCGCATCCCCGAAAACGGCATCTGCACCGTTCGGATCTGGCAAGCGAACATTAAGAAAACCATCGTTGCCCACGTACCCATCACCAACGGTGAGGTGCAGGAAACCGGCGATTTCGAGTTGGATGGTGTGACCTTCCCGGCCGCTGAAGTGAAGATCGAATTCATGGACCCAGCCGACGGCGAAGGCTCCATGTTCCCGACCGGCAATCTGGTAGACGATCTTGAAGTGCCGGGCGTAGGCACGCTCAAAGCGACCATGATCAACGCCGGTATCCCCACGATCTTCGTGAACGCCGAAGACATTGGCTACAAAGGCAGTGAGCTTCAGGGCGACATCAACAGCGATCCGAAAGCTTTAGCCATGTTCGAAACCATTCGCGCCCACGGTGCGGTGAAAATGGGCCTGATCACAGACATCGCCGAAGCAGCTAATCGTCAGCACACCCCGAAAGTGGCCTTTGTCGCCAAACCAGTCGATTACGTATCGTCCAGCGGCAAGCAAATTAACGCCTCGGATGTGGATTTGCTGGTACGCGCTCTGTCTATGGGCAAGCTGCATCACGCCATGATGGGCACGGCGGCGGTGGCTATCGCGACGGCATCGGCTATCCCGGGCACATTGGTGAACCTGGCGGCTGGCGGCGGTGACCGTACCGAAGTTACCTTTGGCCATCCTTCAGGAACTTTGCGCGTAGGCGCGGAAGCCAAAGAAGTGAATGGCCAGTGGACTGCAACCAAAGCCATCATGAGCCGCAGTGCGCGGATTATCATGGAAGGTTGGGTGAGGGTGCCTCAAGACAGTTTCTGA
- the acnD gene encoding Fe/S-dependent 2-methylisocitrate dehydratase AcnD, with product MNTEYRKPLPGTDLKYYDTRQAIEDIQPGSYAKLPYTSKILAEQLVRRCDAESLTDSLKQLIERKSDLDFPWYPARVVCHDILGQTALVDLAGLRDAIAEKGGDPAKVNPVVPTQLIVDHSLAVEAAGCDPDAFEKNRAIEERRNEDRFHFINWTRTAFRNVDVIPAGNGIMHQINLEKMSPVIQNRPDEDGHPIAFPDTCVGTDSHTPHIDALGVIAIGVGGLEAETVMLGQPSMMRLPDIVGVKLTGKRQPGITATDIVLAITEFLRKERVVGAYLEFFGEGASSLTIGDRATISNMTPEYGATAGMFYIDEQTIDYLKLTGREPEQVDLVEKYAKETGLWATEMTEAQYERVLEFDLSTVVRNVAGPSNPHRRVATSELEERGIAVNLEAALEEERKGLMPDGAVIIAAITSCTNTSNPRNVVAAGLVAKKANELGLVRKPWVKSSFAPGSKVARLYLEEAGLLPEMEKLGFGIVAYACTTCNGMSGALDPKIQQEIIDRDLYSTAVLSGNRNFDGRIHPYAKQAFLASPPLVVAYAIAGTVRFDIEQDALGYDKDGKPVTLKDLWPSDEEIDRIVGEFVKPAQFKEVYIPMFNLDAVEQAKSPLYDWRPMSTYIRRPPYWEGALAAERTMTGMRPLAVLGDNITTDHLSPSNAIMMDSAAGEYLHKMGVPEEDFNSYATHRGDHLTAQRATFANPKLLNEMVRDENGEVKQGSLARIEPEGQVTRMWEAIETYMERKQPLIIVAGADYGQGSSRDWAAKGVRLAGVEVIVAEGFERIHRTNLVGMGVLPVQFREGETRHTYNIDGTETFDVKGEIAPGAELTLVINRKNGESVEVPVTCRLDTFAELNIYSAGGVLQRFAQDFLEAEGAA from the coding sequence ATGAACACCGAATATAGAAAGCCGCTTCCGGGTACTGACCTGAAGTACTACGACACTCGTCAGGCCATTGAAGATATTCAGCCTGGTTCCTACGCGAAATTGCCGTATACCTCCAAAATTCTGGCCGAACAATTGGTTCGTCGCTGTGATGCTGAGTCCCTTACGGATTCCTTGAAGCAGTTGATCGAGCGTAAGAGCGATCTGGATTTCCCGTGGTATCCGGCGCGTGTGGTTTGCCACGATATTCTTGGCCAGACAGCATTGGTTGACTTGGCCGGCCTGCGTGATGCCATCGCCGAGAAGGGCGGTGACCCCGCCAAGGTAAACCCGGTTGTCCCGACCCAGCTGATTGTGGACCATTCCCTGGCGGTTGAAGCCGCGGGTTGTGATCCGGATGCTTTTGAGAAAAACCGTGCGATTGAAGAGCGCCGAAACGAAGATCGTTTCCACTTCATCAACTGGACACGCACCGCTTTCCGTAATGTGGACGTGATTCCGGCTGGTAACGGCATCATGCACCAGATCAATCTGGAGAAGATGTCTCCGGTGATCCAGAATCGTCCAGATGAAGACGGGCATCCGATTGCATTCCCGGATACCTGTGTCGGCACCGACAGCCACACCCCGCACATCGATGCGCTGGGTGTTATTGCGATTGGTGTGGGTGGTCTGGAAGCGGAAACTGTTATGTTGGGTCAGCCATCCATGATGCGCCTGCCGGACATCGTAGGTGTGAAACTGACCGGCAAACGCCAGCCTGGCATCACCGCAACCGACATCGTTCTGGCCATTACCGAATTCCTGCGCAAAGAACGCGTTGTCGGCGCGTATCTCGAGTTCTTTGGTGAAGGTGCCTCCAGCCTGACCATCGGCGACCGGGCTACCATCTCCAACATGACACCGGAATACGGTGCCACCGCGGGTATGTTCTACATCGACGAACAGACCATCGATTACCTGAAGTTGACCGGCCGGGAGCCGGAGCAAGTGGATCTGGTTGAGAAGTACGCGAAAGAAACTGGCCTGTGGGCCACTGAAATGACCGAAGCCCAGTACGAGCGTGTGCTGGAATTTGATCTTTCTACGGTGGTTCGCAACGTGGCTGGCCCATCTAACCCGCATCGTCGAGTTGCAACATCAGAGCTGGAAGAGCGCGGCATTGCCGTGAATCTGGAAGCTGCGCTGGAAGAAGAGCGCAAAGGCCTGATGCCTGATGGCGCTGTGATCATCGCTGCAATCACGTCTTGCACCAACACCTCGAACCCCCGCAACGTGGTAGCGGCTGGTTTGGTGGCGAAAAAAGCCAACGAGTTAGGCTTGGTTCGTAAGCCGTGGGTGAAGTCGTCCTTCGCACCGGGCTCCAAAGTCGCTCGCCTGTATCTGGAAGAAGCCGGCCTGCTGCCAGAAATGGAAAAGCTGGGCTTTGGTATCGTGGCCTACGCCTGCACCACCTGTAACGGCATGTCTGGCGCGTTGGACCCGAAAATCCAGCAGGAAATCATCGACCGCGACCTGTACTCAACCGCCGTGCTGTCTGGTAACCGGAACTTTGACGGTCGTATTCACCCGTATGCGAAGCAAGCGTTCCTGGCGTCACCGCCGCTGGTTGTGGCCTACGCCATTGCCGGTACCGTGCGCTTCGACATCGAACAGGATGCCTTGGGTTACGACAAAGATGGCAAGCCGGTCACTCTGAAAGACCTGTGGCCTTCCGATGAAGAAATCGATCGCATCGTCGGCGAATTCGTGAAGCCAGCGCAGTTCAAAGAAGTCTACATCCCGATGTTCAACCTGGATGCCGTTGAGCAGGCCAAGAGCCCGCTGTACGACTGGCGACCGATGTCTACATACATCCGTCGCCCGCCATACTGGGAGGGCGCACTGGCTGCCGAGCGCACCATGACAGGCATGCGTCCGCTGGCGGTTCTGGGTGACAACATCACCACAGACCACTTGTCGCCGTCTAACGCCATCATGATGGACTCGGCCGCCGGTGAATACCTGCACAAAATGGGCGTGCCAGAGGAAGACTTCAACTCCTACGCAACGCACCGTGGCGACCACCTGACCGCGCAGCGCGCGACCTTCGCCAACCCGAAACTGTTGAACGAAATGGTTCGGGATGAAAACGGCGAAGTGAAGCAGGGCTCCCTCGCTCGCATCGAGCCGGAAGGGCAGGTTACTCGCATGTGGGAAGCGATTGAAACCTACATGGAGCGCAAGCAGCCGCTGATCATCGTGGCTGGAGCGGACTACGGCCAAGGCTCCTCCCGTGACTGGGCCGCCAAGGGCGTTCGTCTGGCGGGTGTGGAAGTGATTGTCGCGGAAGGCTTCGAGCGTATTCACCGTACCAACCTGGTTGGCATGGGCGTACTGCCGGTTCAGTTCCGTGAAGGCGAAACCCGCCACACCTATAACATCGACGGTACTGAAACCTTCGATGTGAAAGGCGAAATCGCCCCGGGTGCGGAGCTCACTCTGGTGATCAACCGCAAGAACGGCGAATCCGTCGAAGTGCCTGTGACGTGCCGTCTGGACACCTTCGCTGAGCTGAACATCTATTCAGCTGGCGGTGTACTCCAGCGCTTCGCCCAGGACTTCCTGGAAGCCGAAGGCGCAGCGTAA
- the prpC gene encoding 2-methylcitrate synthase gives MAEAKKLGGAGLRGQVAGETALCTVGKTGAGLTYRGYDVKDLAEHAQFEEVAYLLLRGKLPNQQELDAYKAKLKSLRTLPDALKTVLEQIPSNAHPMDVMRTGCSMLGNLETENDFSEQDDKIDRMLAAFPAIITYWYRFAHEGVRIDTANSESDSIGGLFLELLHGKKPSELHERVMNVSLILYAEHEFNASTFTARVCASTLSDIHSCVTGAIGSLRGPLHGGANEAAMELIQRFQTPDEAEAGLMGMLERKEKIMGFGHAIYTDSDPRNGIIKKWSETLAQEVGDTVLYPVSVRCEEVMWREKKLFCNADFFHASAYHFMGIPTELFTPIFVMSRVSGWTAHVKEQRAKNRIIRPSADYTGPEDQEWLPIDKRS, from the coding sequence ATGGCTGAAGCAAAGAAACTAGGCGGAGCAGGCCTGCGTGGCCAGGTGGCTGGTGAAACAGCGTTGTGTACTGTGGGTAAAACCGGTGCGGGCCTCACCTATCGTGGCTACGACGTAAAAGACCTGGCGGAACATGCCCAGTTTGAAGAAGTGGCGTACCTGCTGCTGCGTGGCAAACTGCCCAACCAGCAGGAGCTGGATGCTTACAAAGCCAAGCTCAAGAGCCTGCGTACACTGCCGGATGCCCTGAAAACCGTTCTGGAGCAGATCCCGAGCAACGCTCACCCGATGGACGTGATGCGTACCGGTTGCTCCATGTTGGGTAACCTGGAAACTGAAAACGATTTCAGTGAGCAGGACGACAAAATTGATCGCATGCTGGCGGCGTTCCCCGCGATCATCACCTATTGGTACCGTTTCGCCCACGAAGGTGTGCGTATCGATACCGCGAACAGCGAATCCGATTCTATCGGTGGCCTGTTTCTGGAGCTGCTGCACGGTAAGAAACCGAGCGAGCTGCATGAGCGTGTAATGAACGTGTCTCTGATTCTGTACGCCGAGCACGAATTCAACGCGTCTACCTTTACCGCTCGCGTGTGTGCCTCGACGCTGTCGGACATCCACAGCTGCGTGACCGGTGCCATCGGTTCTCTGCGCGGACCTCTGCACGGCGGCGCCAACGAAGCTGCCATGGAACTGATTCAGCGCTTCCAGACTCCGGATGAAGCCGAAGCTGGCCTGATGGGTATGCTTGAGCGTAAAGAAAAGATCATGGGCTTCGGCCACGCGATCTACACAGACTCCGATCCCCGTAACGGCATCATCAAGAAGTGGTCTGAGACATTGGCGCAAGAAGTGGGCGATACCGTTCTGTATCCGGTTTCGGTACGTTGTGAAGAAGTTATGTGGCGCGAGAAGAAGTTGTTCTGCAACGCGGATTTCTTCCATGCCTCGGCTTATCACTTCATGGGCATCCCGACCGAACTGTTTACGCCCATCTTCGTGATGTCGCGGGTATCCGGCTGGACAGCGCACGTAAAAGAGCAGCGTGCCAAGAACCGTATCATCCGCCCAAGCGCGGACTACACCGGCCCGGAAGATCAGGAATGGCTGCCGATTGATAAGCGCAGCTAA
- the prpB gene encoding methylisocitrate lyase: MMAKLSAGARFRKALKENQPLQIVGTINAYAAMMAERVGHQAIYLSGGGVANASYGLPDLGMTSMNDVVEDVRRITAATDVPLLVDIDTGWGGAFNIARTIREMERAGAAAVHIEDQVAQKRCGHRPNKEIVSKEEMVDRIRAAADAREDKDFFIMARTDAFQKEGLEAAIDRAKACIEAGADGIFAEAVHELSDYKAFAEAIDAPILANITEFGATPLYNKAELAEAGAAMVLYPLSAFRAMNKAALTVYQNILEKGDQKDVVDLMQTRMELYDFLNYHDFEQKLDELFTQKKD, from the coding sequence ATTATGGCTAAGCTTTCCGCAGGTGCTCGTTTCCGTAAAGCTCTGAAAGAAAACCAACCGCTGCAGATTGTCGGGACCATCAATGCCTATGCGGCCATGATGGCCGAGCGGGTAGGGCATCAGGCCATTTACCTGTCAGGTGGTGGTGTTGCTAACGCGTCCTACGGTCTGCCGGATCTGGGTATGACCAGCATGAACGACGTTGTCGAAGACGTTCGCCGCATTACCGCCGCTACCGACGTGCCGCTGTTGGTTGATATCGATACGGGCTGGGGCGGCGCTTTCAACATTGCTCGCACCATTCGCGAAATGGAACGTGCAGGCGCAGCTGCTGTTCACATCGAAGACCAGGTTGCCCAGAAGCGCTGTGGCCACCGTCCGAACAAAGAAATTGTGTCCAAAGAAGAAATGGTAGATCGTATTCGTGCGGCGGCCGATGCCCGTGAAGACAAAGACTTCTTCATCATGGCCCGTACCGATGCCTTCCAGAAAGAAGGTCTGGAAGCTGCGATTGATCGAGCGAAGGCCTGCATCGAAGCCGGTGCTGATGGCATCTTCGCTGAAGCGGTACACGAACTGTCGGACTACAAAGCGTTTGCTGAAGCCATCGATGCGCCGATTCTGGCGAACATCACCGAGTTTGGTGCTACGCCGCTATACAACAAGGCCGAGCTGGCTGAAGCCGGTGCCGCTATGGTTCTGTACCCTCTCAGTGCCTTCCGCGCGATGAACAAGGCGGCGCTGACGGTGTATCAGAACATCCTGGAAAAAGGTGACCAGAAAGACGTAGTGGATCTGATGCAAACTCGCATGGAACTCTACGATTTCCTGAACTACCACGACTTCGAGCAGAAGCTGGACGAATTGTTTACTCAGAAAAAAGACTGA
- a CDS encoding GntR family transcriptional regulator, protein MAEVQLQTQTRADEAFDCLQTAIVKGDLAPGEKIGEVELCSRFNLTRGPLREALGRLESRGLLVRRPHAGVKVVSVSAAELIELYRIREVMEGLAARQAAERMTDEEIRDLRATLDSHETMIEEARGQAYYQAEGDYDFHHRIATGSRNTKLAQMLLGDLYYMVRMYRYRLSTSAGRPHMALGEHRSIVEAIAQRDGELAEFLMKRHINAARQNIEKKIEEGVLTI, encoded by the coding sequence ATGGCTGAAGTTCAGTTACAAACTCAAACCCGCGCCGACGAAGCATTCGATTGTTTGCAAACCGCAATCGTAAAAGGCGATTTGGCACCGGGCGAGAAAATCGGCGAAGTAGAGCTCTGTTCTCGATTTAATCTGACCCGAGGGCCGCTGCGAGAAGCGTTGGGCCGTTTGGAGTCTCGTGGATTGCTGGTGCGCCGTCCGCACGCCGGAGTGAAGGTGGTCTCTGTCAGCGCCGCGGAATTGATTGAACTGTATCGAATCCGTGAAGTGATGGAAGGTCTGGCCGCGCGGCAAGCAGCCGAACGAATGACCGATGAAGAGATTCGGGATCTGCGGGCCACTCTCGATAGCCATGAAACCATGATCGAAGAAGCTCGCGGTCAGGCCTATTATCAGGCCGAGGGCGATTACGATTTCCATCACCGTATTGCCACCGGGAGCCGAAACACCAAGTTGGCCCAGATGCTTCTGGGTGACCTTTATTACATGGTGCGAATGTACCGTTACCGATTAAGCACATCCGCCGGGCGCCCTCATATGGCGCTGGGCGAACACCGCAGTATCGTCGAAGCCATTGCCCAGCGTGATGGTGAACTCGCCGAATTTCTAATGAAAAGACACATCAACGCCGCACGCCAGAATATCGAGAAAAAGATTGAAGAAGGCGTGTTAACCATCTGA